TCGCTCAAAGGATGGCAGGCCGGAATCAGCATGGCCGCGACCCAGTTCGCCGCCGATACGCCCTTGCTCGTCACGGGCCTCATTGCCACAGCTGGCATCTTTGCTCTCTGGAGACTCTGGATCTATGCCATCGCCTTTCTTTTATTGGGATTCTTGCTGGCTCCCTGTTGGCGGCGTGTGGGCGTGTTAACAGACGCCGAACTCAGTGAAATTCGCTATGGCAGTCAAGCCGCACCACTCCTGCGAGGCATAAAAGCAGTATATTTTGGCACCATCATCAATTGTACTGTTCTCGCGATGGTGCTGCTGGCCGCGACAAGGCTTGCCGAGCCTTTCCTTCTGTGGCACGAATGGCTTCCTCCGTTTTTGTACGAAACATTGCGGCACACCGTCGAATGGCTCGGAGTCTCATTTTCGCTGAGCGACACATCCCCAGAGTATCTATGGATTCTCTCAACCAACAACCTCTTATCCATCGGTACCCTGGTCCTCGTAACACTCCTCTACTCGACCACCGGGGGGCTGCGCAGCGTCGTCGCGACTGATCTCGTGCAATTTTTCATCGCGATCGCCGGCAGCCTCCTGTTTGGGTGGTATGTCCTGCAAGAAGTGGGGGGGCTGGATGGGCTTTCTCGGCAACTGACATCCATGTACACCCCGATCGGACCGGGAGGCCTTACGTACGAACAACTTGTGGCCTTTACACCTTCCGAGGCGAAACACGCCTCATTCGCGATTCTTCTGGCGTACGGGCTTCAATGGTTGCTGCAGATGAATGCCGATGGCACAGGATACCTCGCTCAACGTTCCATGGCTTGCCGAAGCGATCGCGATGCCATGCAGGCCGCGGTGATTTTTACATTTTCACAAATCGTCGTTCGAAGCCTGATTTGGATTCCGATCGGGTTAGGACTGTTACTCATCTTCCCGCCTGATCCACACACTGTTAGCTTGAATTATGCCGCTGAACGCGAATTCATGTTCATACAAGGCATTGCTGAATTATTGCCAAACGGACTTCGGGGGTTGCTCCTCGTGGGCATGCTCGCCGCACTCGCCTCAACGCTCGATACTCACCTGAACTGGGGTGCATCGTATTGGACCCATGATATCTACCAGCGATTTATTTGCCCCCTTTGGCTCAAGAAGACGCCGTCACAACGCTCGCTCGTGTGGATCGCGCGTGGAGCCAACCTCCTCATCCTGCTCCTCGCTCTCTTCATCCTTCCATTCCTCTCTTCCATACAGAAAGCATGGCAAATCAGCCTTTTGTTGGGTTCCGGTATCGGCGTCACGCTAGTGCTTCGTTGGATATGGTGGCGTCTGAATGCGTGGGGGGAACTGGCCAGCCTCACGACCTCTCTTCTCCTAGCGCCGGCTCTCCTCTGGAGCGCGGAAAGCCGCCTGGACGAATCAATGCGACTTCTCATCATGGCCGGTGGAGCCACGCTGATGAGCATCACGATCTCGCTCCTCACGAAACCGGAAAACCCTGGGCTGTTAAGAAGATTCTACCGGAAAGCCAGTCCGCCTGGATTTTGGGGACCGGTGGCTATCGACTGCGGTTTATCGCCACAAGAAAGCATGACAAGGCTCTGGAATGCTCTTCTTGCCACTTTCCTCGCGGCCTTGTCCGTTTTTTTGATCCTGACCGGAATAGGGTCATTCATCGCCCACAGCCCGAGCCCTGCGTGGTTTCCCTGGAGTGAAGGCTGGATTCCCGGTGTCTTACTGACCGGCTTCGGGCTCATCCCTCTCTGGTGGCGTCTGGCCTTCAGGATGCCGTCTCACGCAATAGAGGATAAGACAATCGGTTGAACACAGGCAAACAATATCAGTTGCATTGACCGTTCACAGACTACGAATACGATTAAGTATTCCGACTCTTTTTAGCTGCTTTGATGCTCAGTGGCTCCGGCAGTCTCTAAGATTTTCACGATCTCATCGAACCCATTCTGTTTGGCATGCCGCAGAGGCGTCAGACCACCAATATCGACAATATTGACATTCGCTCCAGCGTCCACCAATGCCTGGACGATTTTCTGATGACGAGGCCCTCCGTCTCCGAGGACAATGGCTTCCAGTAAAGCTGTCCAACCCAGGTAATTCTCATGGTCGATATCGACGGGCGTATTGACTAACAATTTCACCATGTCCACATGGCCACGCTCCGCGGCACGGATCAATGGCGTCCCGCCAAAACGATTATACCGGGTAAAGTCCGGTTTGGCGTTCAACATACATTCCATGATGTCGACTGTCCCTTCGTCACCGGCCAACAAGAACGGACTATCCTGTTGTTGATCTTGTATGTTCACATCAGCGCCGGCTTTGAGCAAAACTTTGGCGCTTTCTACATTATGTTTCTCCACCGCCACGAGTAAGGGCGTGCGCCCTCGAACATCCTGTGCGTTGACATTGATATTTTCCTTCACTAAGGCCTGGACCGTAGGCAAATCATTCTGTTCCACGGCCTCAAACAGGCGTTGCTCGTCGCTACTCTTCAGCACGCCAGGTTTCGCCACAGCGATCACGGCCATGAGCAGACCAAGTGCCAAGATGCTAAAGATGGGAGTCAGTTTCATGATTCTACCTCCTTCATGACCTTCTGGTCGTCAATGATCTCTTAACCCTGTTCAGCTGGCATCGGCAAATCGTGTCTTTTGAGAGACGAATGGCCTCATCCAATCACTGTGCAGACTATTCATGATCCTTTGATATAATTTGACGTTGCGCCTCAAACCAATCTTCCCAATCCTGTCCATGATGCCCGCCTCGTAACTGATAGAGTTCATAAGCTCGGATTTCGATTTGATCGTGAAGACCTGCTGACAGTGAAGATTCTGGATAATTGATAGATTCAACCGTACTCGCCGGTGCAGCGGTGTGTCGTTGCAAAAGCAAGACATCAGCTTTCGAGCGAATGGGCTCTTTATGCTTTTTGATCAGCCTAAATTTTCGTGGTTGTGAAACAACGGGGGTTTGCTCGGTCTCCTCATCTGTGACAATTTGCTGTTTTTTCCGCATAATGACAGTCCCTCCATCATACATGTGCATAATGCTGAGCATAGTGTGGTTCACTGAAGTCCTGAACAGGAAACGTGGGCTTTTTGCCTAAAAGCTCCAATGTACTGGAGATACGCTCAGGCCGCTCCCAATCACTCCACAACACGTCTTGAAGTTCCATGACGCCGACGGATTCGGGGACCTGCTGCAAGAGACCGGTAGAGAAATTATGGCTCGGCATGGCTCGATAAATCGCGTCAAGAAAAGGGCCTTCAGACGGCGTGCCAATCACCGTGCCCAATTCCTCAAACCGTTCCATGAGGTCAGGAAAGCATCGCCACCCAAGCTTCCATAACGTCTCCGCTTTGACAGCCATGACTAAGGTGTTCCACAGCGCCCCATTCGACATGGCCGTTATCCCCCGGGTCGCATCAGGCTTTTCGAGAAATGTTTTGACCTGTCGCACGCTTGATCCACTACTCCACCCTAGTTCCTCTTTCATCTCGATCCACCCATAATCTAATTCAAGGTGCATCGGCTGACTGCCTAAGAGGATGATTCGATCCTGCAAAATTTCCGTCGCGCGTAAAGCGCGTCGCACCATTTCAAGGAACCGACTCTCTGGATACACGAAATGATCGGATGGAAAGATCGCTACCGTTGCCTGAGGATTCCAAAACCGAACGTAGGTCAGAGCGAGAAAAATCCCTGCTCCGGTGTCGCGGTTCTGAGGCTGGAGAAGCAATCGGCCATTCGCATGCTGTTTCAACTGTGGCCAGGACTGCTGCCAATGGTCTCGCGCAACCACCGTGACTTTCTGTTTTGAGGGGGTGAGTCGATCCGCACGATCCCATGTGTGTTGCAGCATGGAACGAGTTCCGACGAACGTACAATATTGTTTGGGCAAGGGGTAACCAATCCACCGCTTAATAGAAGGACGTAGTCGCTCTCCTTCTCCGCCGGCCAGAATGATTGA
The genomic region above belongs to Nitrospirales bacterium and contains:
- a CDS encoding ankyrin repeat domain-containing protein, producing the protein MKLTPIFSILALGLLMAVIAVAKPGVLKSSDEQRLFEAVEQNDLPTVQALVKENINVNAQDVRGRTPLLVAVEKHNVESAKVLLKAGADVNIQDQQQDSPFLLAGDEGTVDIMECMLNAKPDFTRYNRFGGTPLIRAAERGHVDMVKLLVNTPVDIDHENYLGWTALLEAIVLGDGGPRHQKIVQALVDAGANVNIVDIGGLTPLRHAKQNGFDEIVKILETAGATEHQSS
- a CDS encoding DUF2934 domain-containing protein, whose protein sequence is MRKKQQIVTDEETEQTPVVSQPRKFRLIKKHKEPIRSKADVLLLQRHTAAPASTVESINYPESSLSAGLHDQIEIRAYELYQLRGGHHGQDWEDWFEAQRQIISKDHE
- a CDS encoding Na+:solute symporter — its product is MTTPDLLILLVFILYTLIVGFRARSIASQNLEEYFLAGRSLKGWQAGISMAATQFAADTPLLVTGLIATAGIFALWRLWIYAIAFLLLGFLLAPCWRRVGVLTDAELSEIRYGSQAAPLLRGIKAVYFGTIINCTVLAMVLLAATRLAEPFLLWHEWLPPFLYETLRHTVEWLGVSFSLSDTSPEYLWILSTNNLLSIGTLVLVTLLYSTTGGLRSVVATDLVQFFIAIAGSLLFGWYVLQEVGGLDGLSRQLTSMYTPIGPGGLTYEQLVAFTPSEAKHASFAILLAYGLQWLLQMNADGTGYLAQRSMACRSDRDAMQAAVIFTFSQIVVRSLIWIPIGLGLLLIFPPDPHTVSLNYAAEREFMFIQGIAELLPNGLRGLLLVGMLAALASTLDTHLNWGASYWTHDIYQRFICPLWLKKTPSQRSLVWIARGANLLILLLALFILPFLSSIQKAWQISLLLGSGIGVTLVLRWIWWRLNAWGELASLTTSLLLAPALLWSAESRLDESMRLLIMAGGATLMSITISLLTKPENPGLLRRFYRKASPPGFWGPVAIDCGLSPQESMTRLWNALLATFLAALSVFLILTGIGSFIAHSPSPAWFPWSEGWIPGVLLTGFGLIPLWWRLAFRMPSHAIEDKTIG
- a CDS encoding NTP transferase domain-containing protein, coding for MTYLPAVRSSWSIILAGGEGERLRPSIKRWIGYPLPKQYCTFVGTRSMLQHTWDRADRLTPSKQKVTVVARDHWQQSWPQLKQHANGRLLLQPQNRDTGAGIFLALTYVRFWNPQATVAIFPSDHFVYPESRFLEMVRRALRATEILQDRIILLGSQPMHLELDYGWIEMKEELGWSSGSSVRQVKTFLEKPDATRGITAMSNGALWNTLVMAVKAETLWKLGWRCFPDLMERFEELGTVIGTPSEGPFLDAIYRAMPSHNFSTGLLQQVPESVGVMELQDVLWSDWERPERISSTLELLGKKPTFPVQDFSEPHYAQHYAHV